A segment of the Deinococcus radiopugnans ATCC 19172 genome:
CGCACCCGCGCGTTGTGGGCCGCCTCGAAGGACGCCACCAGCTTCTTGTCCACGTCGAAGGAATCGTGGGTGATCACCGTCAGGGTGGTCTGGGCCGAAGCAACGCCCGTCAGAAGGAAAGCTGCCGTCAAAATACCTTGTATACGCATGCTGTTTCCGAACATAAAAAAGCCCCCTCGCGTCACGAGGGGAAGCGGGGCCAACCGCCGAAGTCTTCGGGGCTGGCCGGTCACGCTCCCTCCGCCGGTATGACCCGGATCAGGTTCGTTGGGGTGTTTCTCAGCCCGCCTGGAAACGGCAGGCACCCCCGGTGACGCAGGCCCAAGGTAGCAGAGCGGCGCGGGGACAAGCGTGCCTCACCCTGGGCGGTGGCCTTCACGGTTGGTCAATGGGCGAAGTTGCAGTGGTGGATGGACGCGCTAGGGTTGAGGGCATGAGCCGTCCTGACCTCGCCGCCCCCGAGTCGCTGGACGCTCCCGAGACGCCGGACGCCACCCCACCGATCACGCAACGACGCAAGCCCACCGCCACCCCGCTGCTGATCCTGGGGTTGATCGTGGTGGCGCTGAACCTGCGCCCTCCGATTGCCGGGTTTGGGCCGCTGCTGTCGCAGTTTCAGGCCGAGTTTCAGGTCAGTGCGGCCACCCTGAGCCTGCTGACCACGCTGCCGCTGCTGTGCTGGGGCCTGCTGGCCCCCCTCGCCCCGCTGCTGAGCCGCCGCTACAGCAACGAGACCATCATTCTGTTCGCCACCGCTGTGATCGGTCTGGGCAGCGTGCTGCGCATCGGGGCGACGCTGCCGGTCATCCTGTTCGGCACCCTGCTGGTGGGCGCGGGCATCGCCCTGAACAACGTGCTGCTGCCCAGCCTGATCCGGCGCGACTACGCAGACCGGGTGGGGCCGATGACCGGGCTGTACTCGCTGGCGGTGGTGGGCGGCGCGGCGCTGGCCTCGGGGGTGGCGGTGCCGCTGATGACCGCGTTGGGCGGGGCGTGGCGCTCGTCGGTGGGGGTGTGGATCGGGCTGGCCGTGCTGGGCGTGCTGGCGTGGCTGCCCGCCGTCTTCGGGCGGCAGACCCACGCCCGCCCGCTGCGGGGTTCGGGGCCGTCGGTGTGGCGTAACCCCTACGCCCTGCCGGTGACGCTGTACATGGGCTTTCAGTCGCTGGTGTTTTTCACGTGGCTGACGTGGTTGCCCAAGGTCTTGCAGGACAACGGCTTCACGGCGGCGCAGGCGGGCTTGCTGCTGGCCTTTGCCAACGTGGTGCAACTGCCCTTTACGCTGGCGGTGCCGGTGCTGGCGGCGCGGCCCCGATTGCTGGTCCCGATAGCGGTGGGCACGGCGCTGCTCAGCGGGGCCGGCATCACGGGCCTGTTGCTGTCGCCGCTGACGCCGCTGCCCTGGCTGTTCATGATGGGCGCGGGCGCGGGCAGCATGTTTCCGCTGGCCCTGATGTTTATCGCGGTGCGGGCGGACGGCGTGGCACAGGTGCCGCAGCTCTCGGCGATGGCGCAGGGCTTCGGCTACGCGCTGGCGGCGGCGGGGCCGTTCATCTTCGGGGCGCTGCACGACTGGACGGGCGACTGGCAGGTGCCGCTGATCTTCCTGCTGGCGATGACCGGAGTGGTGCTGGTCACTGGAATAGCGGCGGGACGAGGCGTCAGAACCTGACCCTCTATTGATCTGATACGGATTCCGTTTGTTTCGTGTAGAAATCGGGACAGCGCCGATGTCTACACTCCACGTCCGGAACCCGTTTTTCTCCTGCTCGCTTCGCTCGGATTTCCAGGTGTTTTCAACACCTTTCAATCGGAGTCCGTATGACCCATCTATCTGACGCTGTCCCCGCCTGACGACGAACAGTGACGAGAGAAGCGCGGCACGTTCCGGTGGCGCGCTGAGAGACGGCTCTCCGGCTCACTTCACGACATTGCACCAGCCCAGCACCACGCTGTCGGGGCTGTCCACCCAGACGGCGGCGTACTTTTCCTTGCTGCTGATCATCGAGAACTCCTCGTAGGTGCTGTCTTTGGAGATTTCGCCAGCGTCGATGTCTTTAATCTCGAATTTGGCCGCCACGATGGTCTTGCCCAGTGCATCGGCGATCACGTTCGGATCGCTGTCCAGCCACACCAGGAACTCCGAGTACTCGCAGCTGCCCCCCATGCCCCCGGCCACCTCCTCAATGTAATCGGCCATATCCGCAATGGCCTTCTGATCGGTCACCTCGATGGCCCCTTTGGGAAGCTTAAGACCAGTCAGATTCGACTCGGACACCGCTTCCGTGGCCAGGGCCGAAGTCAGCAGGAGAGCGGTCGCCAGAGACAGAACCAGTTTCATTTTCTTCATTGTTCGGCCATTGTCTCCTTGTTGTTTCCGTATTCATAGGGCTGAAATTGGGGGTGGGGGGAGTGGGGCCACGGTCATGGTGGAGCTTCATTGGGGTGAAGGGAGCGTGGGACAGACGGCCACGCTCCCCCGTCCTCGCCTAGACTGATTCATGCCTCTTTCGCCATGCCGGAGCCGCCCACGTACCACCTGACGCTGGGCCACCGCCACTTCAGCTTCCCCGACTTGCGCGGAGTCATGGCCTGCGCCAGCCCGCCCAAATCCGGCGACGAGCTGGCGGGACTCGCGGCGGGCAGCGCCCAGGAACGCGAGGCGGCGCGGCAGGTGCTGGCCGATCTTCCCCTGAGGCTCTTTTTGGAGGAACTGCTGATTCCCTACGAGGCCGACGAGGTCACGCGCCTGATCGTGGACAGCCAGGACGCGGCAGCCTTCGCCCCCGTCTCTGGCCTGAGCGTGGGCGAATTCCGTGACTGGCTGCTGGGCGACGAGGCCACGCCCGACGCGCTGGCCGCCCTGGCCCCCGGCCTGACCCCCGAAATGGTGGCCGCCGTCAGCAAACTGATGCGCGTGCAGGATCTGGTGTTGGTGGCCTCCAAGGTAGAGGTGGTGACGCGCTTCCGCACGACGCTGGGGCTGCGGGGGCGCTTCGGCACGCGCCTGCAACCCAACCACCCCACCGACGATCCGCGCGGCATCCTGGCGAGCACGCTGGACGGCCTGATGTTCGGCTGCGGCGACGCGGTGATCGGCATCAATCCCGCGCTGGACAGTGTGGACAGTTGCGTGGGCCTGCTGCACCTGCTGGACGACTTCCGCCAGCAGACCGGCGTGCCCACCCAGAGCTGCGTGCTGACCCACGTCACCAACACGCTGGAGGCGCTGGCACGCGGCGCCCCGGTGGATCTGGTGTTCCAGAGCGTGGCGGGCACGCAGGACGCCAACAGCGGCTTCGGCATCGATCTGGCGCTGCTGGACACGGCGCATGCGGCGGCGCTGGAGTTGCGGCGCGGCGAGGAACTGGCCGGGGGTTTCGGCGACAACGTGATGTACTTCGAGACGGGGCAGGGCAGCGCATTGTCCGCAGAGGCCCACCACGGCGTGGATCAGGGCACGCTGGAGGCCCGCGCCTACGCGGTGGCGCGGCGCTACCGTCCGCTGCTGGTCAATACGGTGGTGGGCTTTATCGGCCCCGAGTACCTCTACGACGGCAAACAGATCATCCGTGCGGGGCTGGAGGATCATTTCTGCGGCAAGCTGCTGGGCCTGCCGATGGGCTGCGACATCTGCTACACCAACCACGCCGAGGCCGACGGCGACGACACCGATACCCTGCTGACCCTGCTGGGCGCGGCAGGGGTGACCTTCATCATGGGCGTGCCGGGGGCGGACGACATCATGCTGAATTATCAAAG
Coding sequences within it:
- a CDS encoding CynX/NimT family MFS transporter, with the translated sequence MSRPDLAAPESLDAPETPDATPPITQRRKPTATPLLILGLIVVALNLRPPIAGFGPLLSQFQAEFQVSAATLSLLTTLPLLCWGLLAPLAPLLSRRYSNETIILFATAVIGLGSVLRIGATLPVILFGTLLVGAGIALNNVLLPSLIRRDYADRVGPMTGLYSLAVVGGAALASGVAVPLMTALGGAWRSSVGVWIGLAVLGVLAWLPAVFGRQTHARPLRGSGPSVWRNPYALPVTLYMGFQSLVFFTWLTWLPKVLQDNGFTAAQAGLLLAFANVVQLPFTLAVPVLAARPRLLVPIAVGTALLSGAGITGLLLSPLTPLPWLFMMGAGAGSMFPLALMFIAVRADGVAQVPQLSAMAQGFGYALAAAGPFIFGALHDWTGDWQVPLIFLLAMTGVVLVTGIAAGRGVRT
- a CDS encoding ethanolamine ammonia-lyase subunit EutB yields the protein MPEPPTYHLTLGHRHFSFPDLRGVMACASPPKSGDELAGLAAGSAQEREAARQVLADLPLRLFLEELLIPYEADEVTRLIVDSQDAAAFAPVSGLSVGEFRDWLLGDEATPDALAALAPGLTPEMVAAVSKLMRVQDLVLVASKVEVVTRFRTTLGLRGRFGTRLQPNHPTDDPRGILASTLDGLMFGCGDAVIGINPALDSVDSCVGLLHLLDDFRQQTGVPTQSCVLTHVTNTLEALARGAPVDLVFQSVAGTQDANSGFGIDLALLDTAHAAALELRRGEELAGGFGDNVMYFETGQGSALSAEAHHGVDQGTLEARAYAVARRYRPLLVNTVVGFIGPEYLYDGKQIIRAGLEDHFCGKLLGLPMGCDICYTNHAEADGDDTDTLLTLLGAAGVTFIMGVPGADDIMLNYQSTSFHDAWYLRRLFDRPPAPEFAAWLETVGLSRDGGLTLPGRAQLRALMGAAGG